A genomic window from Fibrobacterota bacterium includes:
- a CDS encoding N-methyl-D-aspartate receptor NMDAR2C subunit, with protein MAAADLERPVSLRIRYLDLLASLGIAHDSAGSFGYLVSRYSEPHRKYHNLSHIEDCLAKFDQMRDLTENDAAVELAIWFHDIVYDPLSRTNEEDSADAFRAITAPLALSEAFCQSVYDLILSTKHSSMPGTIDAAILHDVDLSILGSQEDVYQDYCRRIREEYSAYADEPYREGRSLFLRKVLGMEWIFCTSRGRERFEQRARDNMEQELSVLGRPS; from the coding sequence ATGGCTGCCGCCGACCTCGAAAGACCGGTTAGCCTTAGGATCAGGTACCTCGATCTCCTGGCCTCCCTCGGCATCGCCCACGATTCCGCCGGTTCCTTCGGGTATCTGGTGTCGCGTTACTCCGAGCCCCACCGGAAATACCACAATCTGTCGCATATCGAAGACTGTCTGGCAAAATTCGATCAGATGCGTGATCTGACGGAAAATGACGCGGCGGTGGAACTCGCGATCTGGTTCCACGACATCGTCTACGATCCGCTCTCCCGCACCAACGAGGAGGACAGCGCCGATGCGTTTCGTGCGATCACAGCTCCGTTGGCGCTTTCCGAGGCGTTCTGTCAATCCGTCTACGATCTGATCCTGTCCACCAAGCACTCGTCGATGCCTGGTACGATCGATGCTGCTATCCTCCATGACGTGGACTTGTCGATTCTTGGCTCACAAGAGGATGTGTACCAGGACTATTGCCGACGCATCCGGGAGGAGTATTCTGCTTACGCCGATGAGCCCTACCGCGAGGGGAGATCTCTCTTCTTGCGCAAAGTGTTGGGGATGGAATGGATCTTCTGCACAAGCCGCGGGCGCGAGAGGTTCGAGCAGAGGGCGCGGGACAACATGGAGCAAGAATTGTCCGTGCTTGGTCGGCCGTCCTAG
- a CDS encoding DUF2200 domain-containing protein yields MTTIDRETATREKFRKMVFGSVYPLYLQKVAKKGRSQEELDTVVSWLTGYSADGIRQCMESGMDFETFFANAPRIHPDAPKVKGSICGVRVEEIQDPLVRRVRILDKLVDELAKGKALEKVLRP; encoded by the coding sequence ATGACCACCATCGATCGCGAGACCGCTACCCGCGAGAAGTTTCGCAAGATGGTCTTCGGATCCGTCTATCCGCTCTACCTCCAGAAGGTCGCCAAGAAAGGACGTTCGCAAGAGGAATTGGACACGGTGGTTTCCTGGCTGACCGGCTACAGCGCAGACGGAATCCGTCAATGCATGGAATCCGGAATGGATTTCGAGACCTTCTTCGCCAACGCTCCCCGCATCCACCCCGATGCGCCGAAGGTGAAGGGATCGATCTGCGGCGTGAGGGTAGAGGAGATCCAGGACCCCCTGGTGCGAAGGGTGCGCATCCTGGACAAGCTGGTGGACGAGCTCGCCAAGGGAAAGGCCTTGGAGAAGGTGCTGCGGCCATGA
- a CDS encoding zeta toxin family protein has translation MSTPRLRMFAGPNGSGKSTIQAVIRPELLGIYINPDELEKEIRNFSFLDLARFGITTTADEILEHFEASPLLARVDLLDEARALRFHDNKLDFFEVSVNSYFASVAADFLRHKLLEQGTSFTYETVMSSPDKVRFLQTAKARGFRSYLYYVATDDPIINLSRVRNRVRQGGHPVPEEKVVSRYERSLALLAEAVRHTDRAYIFDNSGHSKVWLAEVTDGRHLSLKSDRMPAWFKSALWDKFEDKSAP, from the coding sequence ATGTCGACTCCCCGCCTGCGGATGTTCGCTGGGCCCAACGGCTCGGGCAAAAGCACCATCCAAGCCGTGATTCGGCCAGAGCTGCTAGGCATTTATATCAATCCCGACGAATTGGAAAAGGAAATCCGCAATTTCAGTTTCCTGGATCTGGCACGCTTTGGAATCACCACAACCGCCGACGAGATCCTGGAACATTTCGAAGCATCACCTTTGCTTGCGAGAGTCGATTTACTGGATGAAGCCAGGGCGCTTCGCTTCCACGACAATAAACTCGACTTCTTCGAAGTGTCCGTGAATTCGTACTTCGCTTCGGTGGCGGCTGATTTTCTTCGCCACAAGCTCTTGGAACAGGGCACCTCCTTCACCTATGAAACAGTGATGTCTTCTCCCGACAAGGTTCGATTCCTGCAAACGGCTAAGGCCCGGGGCTTTCGTTCCTACCTGTACTACGTGGCAACCGACGACCCCATCATCAACCTGTCGCGCGTGCGCAACCGCGTGCGGCAGGGAGGGCATCCAGTTCCGGAAGAAAAGGTTGTTTCTCGATACGAACGCTCACTTGCTCTCCTGGCCGAAGCCGTTCGTCATACTGATCGCGCTTACATCTTCGATAATTCTGGCCATTCCAAGGTTTGGCTTGCCGAAGTGACCGATGGTCGCCACCTGTCCTTGAAATCCGACCGAATGCCCGCCTGGTTCAAGAGCGCTTTGTGGGACAAGTTCGAGGACAAAAGCGCCCCCTGA
- a CDS encoding type II toxin-antitoxin system HicB family antitoxin codes for MNNTMMFGRYKASIRYDAEIGEFRGEFLGLNGGADFYGKSLAELKREGAASLKVFLEMCAEKGIEPEKDYSGRLMLRIPPTVHASAAHAAAAHGKSLNQWAAEVLLEAAQT; via the coding sequence ATGAACAACACGATGATGTTCGGCAGATACAAGGCGAGCATTCGATATGATGCGGAAATCGGCGAATTTCGAGGGGAGTTTCTCGGGCTCAACGGTGGTGCCGATTTTTACGGGAAAAGTCTGGCAGAACTGAAGCGGGAGGGCGCGGCCTCCCTCAAGGTGTTCTTGGAAATGTGTGCAGAGAAGGGTATCGAGCCGGAGAAGGACTATTCCGGCCGCCTCATGCTGCGCATTCCTCCGACAGTCCATGCTTCGGCAGCCCATGCGGCGGCGGCTCATGGCAAAAGTCTGAACCAGTGGGCAGCAGAGGTGTTGTTGGAAGCGGCGCAGACCTAG
- a CDS encoding 2-phospho-L-lactate guanylyltransferase, which yields MNEMVFSVTLEEDGGFVARCLQQPIFTEADTWEGLCQAVVEAVTAWHFDRHVPERVRLHLVRDEVFTLA from the coding sequence ATGAACGAAATGGTGTTCAGCGTGACGCTGGAGGAGGACGGCGGCTTCGTGGCTCGATGCCTGCAACAGCCGATCTTCACCGAGGCGGACACATGGGAGGGCCTGTGCCAAGCGGTCGTGGAGGCGGTCACGGCTTGGCATTTCGACCGGCATGTCCCGGAGCGCGTTCGATTGCACTTGGTTCGCGACGAGGTTTTCACCCTAGCCTGA